In Gemmobacter sp. 24YEA27, a genomic segment contains:
- a CDS encoding aspartate kinase, with the protein MPLLVMKFGGTSVADIDRIANAAKKVQKEVERGYDVIVIVSAMSGKTNELVGWVEGTSKLYDAREYDAVVASGENVTAGLMALRLQEMGVPARSWQGWQVPINTTSAHSAARFVSIPRENLDAKFAEGFKVAVVAGFQGISPEGRITTLGRGGSDTTAVAFAAAFGAERCDIYTDVDGVYTTDPRVSSKAKKLDKIAFEEMLELASLGAKVLQTRSVELAMRYKVRLRVLSSFEDTDENSGTLVCDEEEIMESKVVSGVAFSREEAKITLFTIEDRPGVAQAIFGPLAEAGVNVDMIVQNISEKDYDERHSGAVTDMTFSCPINQVERAKKAMEEAKARGEIAYDELIIDTDVAKVSVVGIGMRSHAGVAARTFKALAAEGINIKVIATSEIKISVLIDRKYLELAVQALHDAFELEKA; encoded by the coding sequence ATGCCGCTTCTGGTAATGAAATTCGGGGGCACATCCGTCGCCGATATCGACCGTATCGCGAATGCCGCGAAGAAGGTGCAAAAAGAGGTCGAACGCGGCTATGACGTGATCGTCATTGTCAGCGCGATGTCCGGCAAGACCAATGAACTGGTCGGCTGGGTCGAGGGCACTTCGAAACTTTATGACGCGCGCGAATATGATGCGGTTGTGGCATCGGGCGAGAATGTCACCGCCGGTCTGATGGCGCTGCGCCTTCAGGAAATGGGCGTGCCTGCGCGTTCCTGGCAGGGCTGGCAGGTGCCGATCAACACCACATCGGCCCATAGCGCGGCGCGGTTCGTTTCTATCCCGCGCGAAAACCTTGATGCGAAATTCGCCGAAGGTTTCAAAGTTGCCGTGGTTGCGGGCTTCCAGGGGATCTCGCCCGAAGGGCGGATCACCACGCTGGGCCGGGGCGGCTCGGACACGACCGCTGTTGCCTTTGCCGCCGCTTTCGGGGCCGAACGCTGCGACATCTATACCGATGTTGATGGCGTCTATACTACCGACCCGCGCGTGAGCTCGAAGGCGAAGAAGCTCGACAAGATCGCCTTTGAGGAAATGCTGGAACTGGCATCTCTGGGCGCGAAAGTCCTGCAGACCCGTTCGGTCGAGCTGGCGATGCGCTACAAAGTGCGCCTCAGGGTGCTGTCCTCGTTCGAGGATACCGACGAGAACTCAGGGACCCTGGTCTGTGACGAGGAGGAAATCATGGAATCGAAAGTCGTAAGCGGCGTCGCCTTCTCGCGTGAAGAGGCCAAGATCACGCTGTTCACCATCGAAGACCGTCCGGGCGTCGCCCAGGCGATCTTTGGTCCGCTGGCCGAGGCCGGGGTCAATGTGGACATGATCGTGCAGAATATTTCGGAAAAGGACTATGACGAGCGCCATAGCGGTGCCGTCACCGATATGACCTTCTCCTGCCCGATCAACCAGGTCGAGCGCGCCAAAAAGGCGATGGAAGAGGCGAAGGCACGCGGCGAGATCGCCTATGACGAGCTGATCATCGACACCGATGTGGCCAAGGTCTCGGTTGTGGGTATCGGGATGCGCAGCCATGCCGGGGTTGCCGCGCGGACCTTCAAGGCGCTGGCGGCGGAAGGGATCAATATCAAGGTCATCGCGACCTCTGAGATCAAGATCTCGGTGCTGATCGACCGGAAATATCTGGAGCTGGCCGTTCAGGCGCTCCATGACGCTTTCGAGCTGGAAAAGGCCTGA
- a CDS encoding GNAT family N-acetyltransferase, translated as MLGLARRVRIETERMTLRLPIHDDWRQWSALRGESEGFLKPWEPVWSDQHLSRRSFSGRVYWARRAEAQGSALPLVMLRREDQRIVGSITLDNIRRGPAQTGTLGYWVGEAYARQGLMREAILGVVHHAFTRMDLSRIEAACLPENLASRGVLEKTGFKYEGVAQAYLQINGRWRNHVLYASLRADRRGRTDVGPA; from the coding sequence ATGCTTGGCCTGGCGCGCAGGGTCAGGATCGAGACCGAGAGGATGACGCTGCGCCTGCCGATCCATGATGACTGGCGGCAATGGAGCGCGCTGCGCGGTGAAAGTGAAGGGTTTCTGAAACCCTGGGAGCCGGTCTGGTCGGATCAGCATCTGTCGCGGCGCAGTTTCTCGGGCAGGGTCTACTGGGCGCGGCGTGCCGAGGCGCAGGGGAGCGCGTTGCCCCTTGTCATGCTGCGGCGCGAGGATCAGCGCATCGTCGGCTCGATCACGCTCGACAATATCCGCCGGGGACCGGCGCAGACCGGGACGCTGGGCTATTGGGTGGGCGAAGCCTATGCCCGCCAGGGCCTGATGCGGGAGGCGATCCTGGGCGTTGTGCATCACGCCTTCACCCGGATGGATCTGAGCCGGATCGAGGCGGCCTGCCTGCCGGAGAACCTGGCGTCACGCGGCGTGCTGGAGAAGACCGGCTTCAAATATGAAGGCGTGGCGCAGGCCTATCTGCAGATCAACGGACGCTGGCGCAACCATGTGCTTTATGCCTCTCTGCGCGCGGACCGGCGCGGACGGACAGATGTGGGGCCAGCCTGA
- a CDS encoding cytochrome c oxidase subunit 3, producing MAHAKNHDYHILPPSIWPFALAVGAFIMLFGGVLWQGARVEVLETSSALLKATAHTPWVFLIGLAMVLYCMFGWFSAMTNEGQTGDHTPVVRIGLRYGMILFIMSEVMFFSAWFWAFFKIKLYPLTEGYPWVDGTWPPAGIETFDPWHLPFINTLILLLSGCAVTWAHHALVHENNRKDMINGLIIGVALGVIFTFLQAYEYSHAAFGFANNAEGAPSVYGGAFYMATGFHGFHVIMGTIFLFVCLMRAVNGHFTQANHVGFEAAAWYWHFVDVVWLFLFFVIYVWGQ from the coding sequence ATGGCCCACGCAAAGAACCACGACTACCATATTCTGCCACCGTCGATCTGGCCTTTCGCGCTCGCGGTCGGTGCCTTCATCATGCTGTTCGGCGGTGTGCTCTGGCAGGGCGCACGGGTCGAGGTGCTTGAGACCAGCAGCGCGCTTCTCAAAGCCACCGCCCATACCCCCTGGGTCTTCCTGATCGGCCTTGCGATGGTGCTTTACTGCATGTTCGGCTGGTTCTCGGCGATGACCAATGAAGGCCAGACCGGCGACCATACCCCGGTTGTCCGCATCGGTCTGCGCTATGGCATGATCCTTTTCATCATGTCCGAAGTGATGTTCTTCTCGGCCTGGTTCTGGGCCTTCTTCAAGATCAAGCTCTATCCGCTGACCGAAGGCTACCCCTGGGTCGACGGAACCTGGCCGCCCGCCGGCATCGAGACCTTTGACCCCTGGCATCTGCCCTTCATCAACACGCTGATCCTGCTCCTGTCGGGTTGTGCTGTCACCTGGGCCCACCATGCCCTGGTGCATGAAAACAACCGCAAGGACATGATCAACGGGCTGATCATCGGGGTCGCTCTCGGCGTGATCTTCACCTTCCTGCAGGCCTATGAATACAGCCATGCCGCCTTTGGCTTCGCCAATAACGCCGAAGGTGCGCCCTCGGTCTATGGTGGCGCCTTCTACATGGCGACCGGCTTCCACGGCTTCCACGTGATCATGGGGACGATCTTCCTCTTCGTCTGCCTGATGCGCGCAGTGAACGGCCATTTCACCCAGGCGAACCATGTCGGCTTCGAGGCTGCGGCCTGGTACTGGCACTTCGTCGACGTGGTCTGGCTTTTCCTCTTCTTCGTGATCTATGTCTGGGGCCAGTAA
- a CDS encoding pitrilysin family protein, producing the protein MTVQIHTLSNGFRIVTESMPGLKSASVGIWVGAGGRHETAAQNGVAHFLEHMAFKGTPSRSALRIAEEIEDVGGYINAYTSREMTAYYARCLSEDVPRALEVIADIVLNPLFNAEDIETERHVILQEIGQSNDTPDDVIFDWLHEVSYPGQAFGRTILGPEERVSTFGREDFLGFVARHYGPDRMILSAAGGISHAEILHRAEALFGGLAAVGSDAPEPARFTAGERREEKDLEQAHFALNLEAPGFRDPEVWASQVWTTAMGGGMSSRLFQKIREERGLCYSIHAQPAAYEDTGHVTIYAGTSAAEIGELAELTVLELRRSAEDMSEAEVARAKAQLTAGLVMGLESPSSRAERNARLLAIWDRVPDLDEAVAKISTVSLEAVRAQGARVLQGQAAVAVYGPISRAPSLADMMAGMRA; encoded by the coding sequence TTGACCGTCCAGATCCATACGCTTTCCAACGGATTTCGCATTGTGACCGAATCCATGCCTGGCCTGAAATCGGCCTCGGTCGGGATCTGGGTCGGAGCCGGGGGGCGCCATGAGACGGCGGCCCAGAACGGGGTTGCGCATTTTCTGGAACATATGGCCTTTAAAGGCACGCCCTCGCGCTCGGCACTGCGGATCGCGGAAGAGATCGAGGATGTCGGCGGCTATATCAATGCCTATACCTCGCGCGAGATGACCGCCTATTACGCGCGCTGCCTGTCGGAAGACGTGCCGCGCGCGCTTGAGGTAATTGCGGATATCGTCCTCAACCCGCTGTTCAACGCGGAGGATATCGAGACCGAGCGCCATGTGATCCTGCAGGAGATCGGCCAGTCCAATGACACGCCCGATGATGTCATTTTCGACTGGCTGCATGAGGTCAGCTATCCCGGTCAGGCGTTCGGGCGCACCATTCTGGGGCCGGAAGAGCGGGTCTCGACCTTCGGGCGCGAGGATTTCCTTGGCTTTGTCGCGCGCCATTACGGTCCTGACCGTATGATCCTCTCGGCGGCGGGCGGCATCAGCCATGCTGAGATCCTGCACCGCGCCGAGGCCCTCTTTGGCGGGCTTGCCGCGGTCGGGTCTGACGCGCCAGAGCCCGCCCGCTTCACCGCCGGCGAACGGCGGGAAGAAAAAGATCTCGAACAGGCGCATTTCGCGCTCAACCTCGAAGCGCCGGGCTTTCGCGATCCCGAGGTCTGGGCCTCGCAGGTCTGGACCACGGCGATGGGCGGCGGCATGTCTTCGCGCCTGTTCCAGAAGATCCGCGAGGAGCGCGGGCTTTGCTATTCGATCCACGCACAGCCGGCCGCCTATGAGGATACCGGCCATGTCACCATTTATGCCGGGACTTCGGCGGCCGAGATCGGGGAACTGGCGGAGCTGACCGTGCTGGAGCTGAGGCGTTCGGCAGAGGATATGTCAGAGGCAGAGGTTGCGCGGGCAAAGGCGCAACTGACGGCGGGGCTGGTGATGGGGCTGGAAAGCCCGTCCTCGCGCGCCGAGCGCAATGCCCGGCTGCTCGCCATCTGGGACCGGGTTCCCGACCTTGACGAAGCGGTTGCGAAGATCAGCACGGTCAGCCTTGAGGCAGTGCGGGCGCAGGGCGCGCGGGTCTTGCAAGGGCAGGCAGCGGTGGCGGTTTATGGACCGATTTCCCGTGCGCCCTCGCTTGCGGATATGATGGCAGGGATGCGGGCATAA
- a CDS encoding adenine phosphoribosyltransferase: MQKTVRDYIRTIVDFPHEGILFRDVTTLFADPRGFRICVDQLLAPWAGMRIDKVVGLEARGFILGGAVAHQLSTGFVPVRKKGKLPGQTISQAYQLEYGEAVVEIHEDALLAGERVLVVDDLLATGGTAAAGISLIERLGAEVIGCAFVVDLPDLGGRNKLEALGMDVRCLCAFEGL; the protein is encoded by the coding sequence ATGCAAAAAACCGTCCGCGACTATATCCGCACCATCGTCGATTTCCCGCATGAAGGGATCCTGTTTCGCGATGTGACCACGCTCTTCGCCGATCCGCGCGGCTTTCGCATCTGTGTCGACCAGTTGCTCGCGCCCTGGGCCGGGATGCGGATCGACAAGGTGGTAGGGCTGGAAGCGCGCGGCTTCATCCTCGGCGGCGCGGTGGCGCATCAGCTGTCGACCGGTTTTGTCCCGGTGCGCAAAAAGGGCAAACTGCCCGGGCAGACCATAAGTCAGGCCTATCAGCTGGAATATGGCGAGGCGGTGGTCGAAATCCATGAGGATGCGCTTCTGGCCGGCGAACGGGTGCTGGTGGTCGATGACCTTCTGGCCACCGGCGGCACGGCGGCGGCCGGGATTTCGCTGATCGAACGGCTCGGCGCCGAGGTGATCGGCTGCGCTTTCGTGGTCGATCTGCCCGATCTGGGCGGGCGCAATAAGCTTGAGGCGCTCGGGATGGATGTCCGCTGCCTTTGCGCCTTTGAGGGTCTGTGA
- the thrC gene encoding threonine synthase, producing MRYISTRGQAPVLGFGEAMMTGLARDGGLYVPETVPHFTREGIASLRGLSYEDLAFRVMKPFIGDFFADDEFRALLAKAYAGFGHNARAPLVQLGPNHFLMELFHGPTLAFKDFAMQIIGQMMQAALAKTGERITIVGATSGDTGSAAIEAFRGLKNVDVFILFPHGRVSEVQRRQMTTPSEANVHALAVEGDFDDCQARLKDMFNDFDFRDGVRLAGVNSINWARVLAQVVYYFHAALALGAPDREISFTVPTGNFGDVFAGFIAREMGLPIKRLVIATNENDILHRCMETGAYTKHGVVPTISPSMDIEVSSNFERALFWAHGRDGAAIRELMAELSANGGFSLSQNAMTALTNVYDSGAVDEARTYETIATTLAQTGELLCPHSAVGVSVGTAHQHLHPEVPMVTLATAHPAKFPDAVAKATSIRPGLPPRMADLFDRDERVTRVPNDLEALKTLIRARLG from the coding sequence ATGCGATATATCTCGACACGCGGCCAGGCGCCGGTTCTCGGTTTCGGCGAAGCGATGATGACGGGCCTTGCCCGCGATGGCGGCCTCTATGTGCCGGAGACGGTGCCGCATTTCACCCGCGAAGGCATCGCATCCCTGCGCGGCCTGTCCTACGAGGATCTCGCCTTCCGTGTGATGAAGCCGTTCATCGGTGATTTCTTCGCGGATGATGAATTCCGCGCCCTGCTGGCCAAAGCCTATGCCGGCTTCGGCCATAATGCCCGCGCGCCGCTGGTGCAGCTTGGCCCGAACCATTTCCTGATGGAACTGTTCCACGGCCCGACGCTGGCGTTCAAAGATTTCGCGATGCAGATCATCGGCCAGATGATGCAGGCGGCTCTGGCTAAGACCGGGGAGCGCATCACCATTGTCGGCGCGACCTCGGGTGATACCGGCTCCGCCGCGATCGAGGCTTTCCGGGGGTTGAAGAATGTCGATGTCTTCATCCTCTTCCCGCATGGCCGGGTATCGGAAGTGCAGCGCCGCCAAATGACGACGCCGTCTGAGGCCAATGTCCATGCCCTGGCGGTGGAGGGCGATTTCGACGATTGCCAGGCCCGGCTGAAGGACATGTTCAACGATTTCGACTTCCGCGACGGGGTGCGTCTGGCGGGGGTGAATTCTATCAACTGGGCGCGGGTGCTGGCGCAGGTGGTCTATTACTTCCATGCGGCGCTCGCACTTGGAGCCCCGGATCGCGAGATCAGCTTCACCGTGCCGACCGGCAATTTCGGCGATGTCTTCGCAGGCTTTATTGCGCGCGAAATGGGGCTGCCGATCAAACGTTTGGTGATCGCCACCAATGAAAACGACATCCTGCATCGCTGCATGGAGACCGGCGCCTATACCAAACATGGCGTGGTGCCGACGATCAGCCCGTCGATGGATATCGAGGTCTCATCGAATTTCGAGCGCGCACTGTTCTGGGCGCATGGCAGGGATGGTGCTGCGATCCGGGAACTGATGGCAGAGCTGTCCGCGAATGGCGGTTTCTCGCTGTCGCAAAACGCGATGACGGCGCTGACCAATGTCTATGACAGCGGCGCTGTGGATGAGGCGCGGACCTATGAGACCATCGCGACCACGCTTGCGCAGACCGGAGAGCTCCTCTGCCCGCATTCAGCAGTTGGTGTAAGCGTCGGAACGGCGCACCAGCACCTCCACCCGGAGGTGCCGATGGTGACGCTCGCTACCGCGCATCCCGCGAAGTTCCCCGATGCGGTGGCGAAGGCGACCAGCATTCGTCCGGGCCTGCCGCCGCGGATGGCGGATCTCTTTGACCGCGACGAACGGGTGACGCGGGTGCCCAATGACCTTGAGGCGCTCAAGACCCTGATCCGCGCAAGGCTTGGCTGA
- a CDS encoding S-methyl-5'-thioadenosine phosphorylase, translated as MQDITGQTTTGHTMIGVIGGSGVYQIDGLEGASWVTVTTPWGAPSDEILVGRLGGLPVAFLPRHGRGHVHSPSSVPYRANIDALKRIGCTDILAVSAVGSLREDRAPGEFVLVDQFIDRTFAREKSFFGEGLVGHVGFAHPTCARLGDAVAEAAQSAGITLHRGATYIAMEGPQFSTLAESRLYRQWGADVIGMTAMPEAKLAREAELCYASLAMVTDYDCWHPDHDAVDVAAVIATLTGNAAKARQVVAALPATLGASRAPCRCGCDQALQTALMTAPAKRDPKLVAKLDAVAGRLL; from the coding sequence ATGCAGGATATTACCGGGCAAACCACAACCGGTCACACTATGATCGGCGTCATCGGCGGCTCGGGTGTCTATCAGATCGACGGGCTCGAGGGGGCTTCATGGGTCACCGTCACAACGCCCTGGGGGGCACCGTCGGATGAGATCCTGGTCGGGCGGCTCGGCGGGCTGCCGGTTGCCTTCCTGCCCCGACACGGGCGCGGCCATGTCCACAGCCCGTCCTCGGTGCCATATCGTGCCAATATCGACGCGCTGAAGCGGATCGGCTGCACCGATATCCTCGCGGTCTCGGCGGTGGGATCACTGCGCGAGGACCGCGCACCGGGGGAGTTTGTGCTGGTGGATCAGTTCATCGACCGCACCTTCGCCCGCGAAAAAAGCTTCTTCGGCGAGGGGCTCGTGGGCCATGTCGGCTTTGCCCATCCGACCTGTGCAAGGTTGGGTGATGCGGTGGCGGAAGCGGCGCAGTCTGCGGGGATCACGCTCCATCGCGGTGCCACCTATATCGCGATGGAGGGGCCGCAATTCTCGACCCTGGCCGAAAGCCGGCTTTACAGGCAATGGGGCGCCGATGTGATCGGCATGACCGCGATGCCGGAAGCCAAGCTCGCGCGCGAGGCAGAGCTTTGCTATGCGAGCCTCGCCATGGTGACCGATTACGATTGCTGGCATCCCGACCATGATGCGGTGGATGTGGCGGCGGTGATCGCGACGCTGACCGGCAATGCCGCCAAAGCGCGCCAGGTCGTGGCGGCATTGCCGGCGACGCTTGGCGCCAGCCGGGCGCCCTGCCGCTGCGGCTGTGACCAGGCGCTTCAGACCGCGCTGATGACGGCACCTGCGAAACGGGACCCGAAGCTGGTGGCAAAGCTTGACGCGGTCGCGGGCCGCCTGTTGTAA
- a CDS encoding FAD-binding oxidoreductase: MLNPANEAFIGRLSSHLPEGRLRAAEPRHLTEPRGKWLGRPGPLAVPKSREEVSQILAACNAASVPVLPWGGGTGLVSGQVMPEGPVPLILSLEAMTGLRGLWPDENSITVEAGMTLASVQEAARAAGRLFPLSLASEGTATIGGNLATNAGGTQVLRYGTARELCLGIEAVLASGEVISGLRRLRKDNTGYDLRDLIVGSEGSLAVITAASLRLFPTPKKRVVAMLAVSSPEAAQALLRLSEAELGGLVSGFELMSRAGFDFLAETGFDLRAPFDPLPDWLVLIELGLPGAIDAEAAMAGLYEQGAELGLVLDGVIATSGAQADHLWALRETIPDANRRLGSISSHDVSLPPGAIPDFIREASGRLTGMADVRINCFGHLGDGNLHFNLFPAKGRSRSDYAALAPALSDLVHQMVDAAGGSISAEHGIGRLKTGDLQRYGDPGRLAAMRRIKTALDPKGILNPGAVLPL; this comes from the coding sequence TTGCTCAATCCGGCGAATGAGGCCTTTATCGGGCGGCTCAGCTCGCACTTGCCAGAAGGGCGCCTGCGTGCGGCAGAGCCGCGGCATCTGACCGAGCCGCGCGGCAAATGGCTTGGCCGGCCCGGGCCGCTTGCGGTTCCGAAAAGCCGCGAGGAAGTCTCGCAGATCCTTGCTGCCTGCAATGCTGCTTCGGTGCCCGTTCTGCCCTGGGGGGGCGGCACCGGGCTGGTGTCGGGCCAGGTCATGCCCGAGGGGCCCGTGCCGCTGATCCTGTCCCTTGAGGCGATGACGGGGCTGCGCGGTCTCTGGCCGGATGAGAACAGCATCACGGTCGAGGCCGGGATGACGCTCGCCTCCGTTCAGGAAGCAGCCCGTGCCGCCGGCCGGCTTTTCCCGCTCTCGCTGGCCTCCGAAGGGACGGCCACGATCGGCGGCAATCTTGCGACCAATGCCGGCGGCACCCAGGTGCTGCGCTATGGCACCGCCCGCGAGCTGTGCCTCGGGATCGAGGCGGTGCTGGCCAGTGGGGAAGTGATTTCCGGGCTCAGGCGGCTTCGGAAGGACAATACCGGCTACGACCTGCGGGATCTGATCGTCGGCTCTGAGGGCAGTCTTGCCGTGATCACCGCCGCCAGTCTGCGCCTGTTCCCGACCCCGAAAAAGCGCGTGGTCGCCATGCTGGCGGTGTCCTCCCCCGAAGCGGCGCAGGCGCTGCTCCGGCTTTCCGAGGCTGAGCTGGGCGGGCTGGTCTCCGGGTTCGAACTGATGTCACGCGCAGGGTTCGATTTCCTCGCCGAGACCGGGTTTGATCTGCGCGCCCCCTTTGATCCGCTGCCCGACTGGCTGGTGCTGATCGAGCTGGGCCTGCCCGGCGCAATTGACGCCGAGGCCGCGATGGCGGGTCTGTACGAACAGGGCGCCGAACTCGGACTTGTGCTCGATGGCGTGATCGCGACATCCGGGGCCCAGGCCGACCATCTCTGGGCCCTGCGCGAGACCATTCCCGATGCCAATCGCCGTCTGGGCTCGATTTCCAGCCATGACGTCTCGCTGCCGCCCGGTGCGATCCCGGATTTCATCCGGGAGGCCAGCGGCCGCCTGACCGGAATGGCGGATGTAAGGATCAATTGCTTTGGCCATCTCGGCGATGGCAATCTGCATTTCAACCTGTTTCCCGCCAAAGGCCGCAGCCGCAGTGACTATGCGGCGCTGGCGCCGGCGCTGTCAGATCTGGTGCATCAGATGGTTGACGCGGCCGGGGGCAGCATATCGGCCGAACATGGTATCGGGCGGCTGAAAACCGGAGACCTCCAGCGTTACGGCGATCCGGGCCGACTGGCGGCGATGCGCCGGATCAAGACGGCGCTTGACCCGAAAGGCATCCTCAATCCGGGCGCGGTGCTGCCGCTCTGA
- a CDS encoding SURF1 family protein: protein MRQILFALVIGVIGTGVLVRLGLWQLERLDWKEAMIAEAAAMMAEAPVALPPQPDPARDRYRPVTVAGSFTQDEAHVLTSTRDQGPGYRIITSFVTEDGRRIMIDRGYVPETARKTLRPGHAASITGNLNWPDDMTSSTPAPDTAANLWFGRDVEAMAAYLGTEKVMVIASADTGDGVTVQPATAAFRNDHLGYAVTWFGLALVWAGMTLYWLWRIRARKV from the coding sequence ATGCGGCAGATCCTTTTCGCGCTGGTGATCGGCGTTATCGGCACCGGGGTGCTTGTCCGGCTTGGGCTGTGGCAGCTGGAGCGTCTGGACTGGAAGGAGGCGATGATCGCCGAGGCGGCCGCGATGATGGCCGAGGCCCCGGTGGCGCTGCCGCCGCAGCCTGACCCCGCCCGCGACCGCTACCGCCCCGTCACCGTTGCAGGCAGCTTCACCCAGGATGAGGCGCATGTCCTGACCTCGACCCGCGATCAGGGGCCGGGCTACCGCATCATCACCTCCTTCGTTACCGAAGACGGAAGGCGGATCATGATCGACCGCGGCTATGTGCCGGAAACCGCGCGCAAGACCCTGCGCCCCGGTCATGCGGCCAGTATCACCGGCAATCTGAACTGGCCCGATGACATGACCTCTTCGACGCCCGCGCCCGATACCGCGGCCAATCTCTGGTTTGGCCGCGATGTCGAGGCGATGGCGGCCTATCTCGGGACCGAAAAGGTCATGGTGATCGCAAGCGCGGATACCGGTGACGGCGTCACCGTGCAGCCCGCAACAGCGGCTTTCCGCAATGATCATCTTGGCTATGCGGTGACCTGGTTCGGTCTGGCCCTTGTCTGGGCGGGGATGACACTCTACTGGCTCTGGCGTATCAGGGCGCGCAAGGTCTGA